GATCGGATTTCGGATCCtctaaaaactaaacaaaaatgATGCAAGTTCTGCTTTAGACACTATTCTAAATGTTAATAAGTTGCACAGACATtgggtataaaaaaaaaacttttgaaGTTGTCATTACGTATATAATAtcgtacaaaaaaaatatagaacaaCTATCGGTCcgctccggcttcgcccgtggtacatatttcgcaataaaaggtagcctatgttctttctcagggtcttaaaGAATGtatgtgccaaatttcatcaaaatcggttgagaggtttaagcgggaaagcgtaaaagacagacagacagagtagagttactttcgcatttataatattaataaagtagAGATTACTTAGGAAATTTTATGTAGAATATTTTCCTAGAAGAAACCGTGATGCTATTTGTGGTGTGTTTATGGTTTGTAGGTTTTAGACTTAAAAggaaaaatctaaaaaaggGCCCTTTGAATTCCCTCTACACCCTTAGCTCACCCCTCACCCTTGAggactttcgatatgatcatatggatgtcgtggccatatcgtggatttgctcatttcatgaaatgatcgatcatttcgtgaaatgctcgcatttcatgaaatggttGAATGTAtattggccacatcatgatgtgttTTCGTTTCTCGATATGGCCAACTAAACGCGCGGTTTTTTCATGTCAATGatcaatcatttcatgaaatgagaaaatctacgatatggccacgacatggACATGTCAAGGAATAACTGTAGCGATTTTCAAAACTACAGGAATTATTTCCGCTAACGGCTGATTTTTTGcttaattttcattatatacatacattttacattataataaagaaaaagagCATTGAACGcaactaaattaaaagataGCATGCACGCAGCACGCTACCCGTAACCTAGGCAATGGTGGGTCCAAACAAATACGAATCAAAATAAGCCGAACgggaaattaatattatttgtgaaaGAAATCTCCTTTGTTCGATTTTATAGTTAAAATGAGTTTAGGATAAGTTATAATTTCATAAGTTTAGATTTATTAAGTGGCTAGTCAAAAGGTAAAATAAACCTACATCATGTGAGTATGTATGCGACAGTAGAGGCTACATAATAGAAGAAGATTTCAAATTGAAACTGCTTATCAAGCTTTaatagttttacaatttaatttaatattatgtagatgaaataacatatttaaagCGTAAGTAGTTAATATcgtttcttccagacaacacTTGGTAGAAAAAccattaaataatatcatttttaactGAAGATCTTTTTTGTAACTACCATCTAAAAAAGAATTTGAATATTTGATTAACATTTTACAGAAATTTTACACGATATATTCATTATGAATAAACTTCTCGATTTATAAATCGATGAAATGTGATGATATTTTAAGTGTCCCTAATTTTTCTCCGTCATTATAATAGCACCCATTACAGAAACCAGggaattattaaatcaatatgaCGCTAAAGAAATGCCTATTTGTAAATATCCTGATTGCGTCGCTAGGGAGCGTTGTCGGGAAGTGGGTGGAGGGAAGAATCAACACAAAAGAGGTAAACATATTctgtcctactaatattataaatacctacgaTAGTTTATGAGGATGTGTGTGACTCTTTCACGAAAGATgcattcaaactcaaactcaaatatttatttattcaattagacttcttctaaaagcacttttgaatcgtaataacataatattttgacatttaccaccgatttggatgaaactaTAGAGTAACATAGGTTTTACCTACCCACgtttttttgtaaagttttcCACAAAGCTAGCAAGGACGCGAGGAAAGCTAGGAATTTAATGTACTTTAGAAAATCGTAGTATGTACTCAGTACTAACTCTTGATCTTTGTAGGGTGAGATTTCGAGCGCCAGTCAGCGCTCTAGGTACTTAAATTTCCCATGTTTCCCATTCCCAATTTTCCCTTCGGCGTTAtgataattacaaaataaaagtaatttattaaatgagtcagtaaaataaaactaaagtctttaatttctaaatgtataatactcgcgtaaaatcaaaccctagaaaataccaaaataaaacTCGTAGTTTACAACACTTACAATTTGTAGGTATTTTGCTGAAAATTTTGCGTTTAGGGCGACTAAAGCAACCGCcctattacctacatataatattatcgtcGCCTTGGTTTGGCGAAAGGCGCGGGTTCGAAACTCGCCTCGACTTTTTCAAttcttgaaaaattaaatgtaaacatagacaaaaaatttatttccagAACTGGGCGTTCCTAGCCCGTTTCTGTTTTCTCTCACTAGAGGGCCAGTTCGAATACCTCATAGAATTTGAGAGGGACATGGGGACTCCAAACTTGctgttatattatgatgacGAATCGCAGTGGCCCGCTGTGTATCATAGTAGCATGGTGTGTATTGAAAtatgcattatattattaggatagaagaaataaatgtaattgttAGATActtattgtgtttttaattttgtaaaatattacaaaaagtaTCTGTTTGGTTCTTAATCGCACAAAAACTTATCAAGTgtctgaaattaattatatttatggtAGTTACGTAGTATCTGCATTAGTAGTGACAAAAATTTCTTCTCATTAATGGTATATTCTGCTTTTTTTGCATGCTTTAGGTGCACTCTTTGCTATTATTTAgttgaaaatgtttaattgtgtatttatttatattcattgttttatttcaaatcgaaatatttaaaaaaatattttgttattataataaaattcacagaCTTGCAAAGACCGTGAAGCAATACTCAACAAGGGGGGACAAAACCAGATGGTCAAGTTATCCCACTGGTATCCAGATACTGAATATTCTGGATGTATAGTCACCAGAGCGAATAAAGAACTGCCTGCTGCTAAGAGGTAAGTATCTACTAACTAAGCTAACTAGCTGGCCTAAAGACTGGCGCTAGTGTTATAACTTAAGTCTTTATCACTTTAGTTTGTGGTTAAGTTGGTTTGGGATAATTATTAGATGTGTGTTATGTTAAGTTATTGTGTTAAGccaattaaaaaatgatataaaatgtaGTCACTGTGAAGCACTATATGgaaaatatagatttcatgCCTGTacgaaatgaaatattttttcttcccattttaaaaatatataactacatagttagctatttaaaataatgtgaaaaTCCATTTATTTTCAGTACATCTCCTAAACCTAAAGCTAAAACTACAGCGAAACCAAAAACGAATCCAAATAAAAACGATCTACCATCCGATCCAGCGTACTACGACCAGTTTTTAAAAACTACCACATCACCAACAAAATCTACCATGGATGTTACTACTAAATCTACAAATTCTACCACATGGTACGAATTGATACCAGATGACTTTAATGCTACTACAGAAATACCAGAAAATGAATTATGGGAGAATATAGGTCCTGAAAAAAATAGTAGCCTGTCAGAGAACTTGAAAGATGTTGAGATTctgtttgataataattttaatcatagcggtgtaagtatttaaattcataGGCCAACATTGTGTTGCAGTGTTGCAATTTTctgtatgaaattaattaaaaaaattatacgcacatcatttttattgtctttttcttaaatatttttcgaatataaaatattttgtctgGAACGATTTCTGCAAACTTTTTGTAAAggcagaaaatattattttcatttaaatatatatagaaAATACCATTAATCttggttattaaaattaagaagttataattaactagcttaccgcccgcggcttcgcccgctttctctaaaacgatttgagatttaaactatcctatttctcaagttggatcgaactgcacatggtctgcgcattttattataatcggttaagtggtttaggagtccattgaggacaaacattgtgacacgagatttatatacagTGGTGGTCACATAATTAAAGACACCCCCGAATTGACCATAAAAGATTTACATTAGGTAGTACAATTATCTGAAAAAGGTATTTAatctagtattatttttattaaaccataCAAGACAAtatgttctttaaaatgagggacaaaaaatagttatattcCTTGTTAGTTTCGACACTTGCTCTCTGTGGGAATGTAACACAAACTTTGTTAACGTACGTATAGCTGGCCACTTAATTAAAGACAACAAGAAATgagttacaattttttataaataaaaagaaacagcTTTGTGCTTTACTTCCTTTTGGCTCGTAATTTCATAAATCGTTGacactataattttttttggttatttttaacttttaaaatttaaattcatacgtttaatagttttaatatcaattacTATGGTTAAAAACAAGGGTTGCGACTCctccgcaagaaaaaatatttctaactTCCATGTTGTTCCATTAAACTGTTTCAAGGATATGGttatgaatgctataaaatatgtCAAGATGTTCCACACGACCGAAAACGTACTCAGAAAAGCAAAACCAAGTGAAACTACTCGGCCGAAAGATTCAAAAATGGTGTTGTTGGCTAAAAAGATCCATTTAAAGGGTCGGAACTGATACAGTTCAGAGTTGTATTGTGCAGCAGGCTTGAAGGGGGGTCTGCAAGCACAATTAGACGGAGACTGTGTGAGGAAAACTTGCACTGAAGAGTATCTCGGAAAGTACCACttttgaaaaaacaaaatgtgaaGGCAAGATTTCACTTTGCTACAAAATACGAACACTGGACTGAACGAGAATGGAAACATGTGCTGTTTCTGCATGAAACTAagattaatatgattaattctGTCAGAAAACAATATGTAAGACGCCATCTCAATAAGGAAATGGATCCAAGATACTCTAAAAAGTAGTCATACATGGGGGTGGAAATATCAAAGTGTGGCGCTGTTTTTCTGGACTTGGTGTTGGACCTGTCAAAAAGACAGACTGAAGGCAACATGGATAAATTCCAGTACAAGTATATTTTAGAGCAATCCATGCTGCCCTATGCAGATGAAAATTTACCTGTTGTTTGGACTTTTCAACACGATAATGATCCCAAGCACACAGCAAAAGTAGTGAAGTGCTTGTTAAGGAACCAATCTGTAACTGTTTTGGATTGGCCCCCTCACAGTCCGGATTCAAATCCGATCGAAAACTTATGAAATCAAGAAAGAAAGAAGTCGCGGCAAAGCGATCATCAAACATCGACTAACTTTGCAAAACATTTTCGAAGAATGGAACCAATTTAGTGATGCAACTTGAACAAAATTAGTTGCTTCCATGCCCAAGagatgtaatccgtcattacTGCCAAAGGACATGCAaccaaatattgaaaagtgtacaaatgttttgttaataCGTCAGGTATTTTGTGttgtaaaaataatctcattaaaataatttttttttttatatttcttataagcGAGTCTAATGTCTTTAATTATGTGGCCAGACCTTTGCTAGGTTAAAACTGCTAGTAGTAAGGATGAACcgaataaaatctaacaaaccGACAAGTTTTGTAGATACAATTTAGTTTAGCATTAGACAACACATacctgaatattttaaaattatttaacaagttCCAATGgtagtgtaaaaaaaaatgttgagaGAAGTGTCTTGGGTAGTATAAAATGCTCTTAGTGTCTTTAATTATGTGACCACCACtgtatatattaagattagaAGACAGATTACTCAGCGAacagagatttttttttgtaatttacttttacatagTTATACCTACTAACAATTTGTTGAAATACTTTGAATCACTCTTGCCAATctagtgatttttttatatttagatcATTAGATGTAGTCAtctaagtataaaaaaagtcgctttctctgtccctatgtccctttgtatgcttaaatctttaagactacgcaacggattttgatgcggttttttttaatagatatagtaattcaagaggaaggttttagtttataatttattaggttttagaaaaagcgggtgaagtcgcgggcggtaagctataATTCTAAAAtgctatatatttatttaattgcagCACAAAATAAAACGATCCATAGCGTTATACGAGCGCTACCGGCGTCGCCGTTTAAACTCAGAGTCCTATCAAAATGGGTTCAGTGAGACGGAGAGGATGATAGTTTCGTGTCACAACTCGAGACGATTTCGTTCTGCTAGAGAAAGATGGTGGTTCATCGCTATAAGTAATTGTGATAGTCCGAAGGTAAACTTAACGATCACAacataaaaatcataatattattaacataatataaaataattcacttGCGTCGTGAAataaagacaaacaaacaattaatgtaaaaaaatgtaccttCCAGGGTTTGGATGTAAGATACAAATTTCTAATGACCAACGGACCGGACGGTGATTTCTGGCACAAACATTTTTCAGCTGATGAGTTTTGTGAGTATTACATCTATTCAATACAGACTTACCTCTTgtatttaagtaataatataatattactacagtaaaattaacattatttctGTTGTTGCGTGGTTTAAATCCCAAGAATCTCTTCATTTGATACAAATTGAttcttaaataatactaattattgatacatatactaaaatatttatttaatttgagcAATTAGTGTTTTGACCgaacaattttttgtttgcttCAATATtagcataaaaaaatgtccgttacatttaaaattatatttacgaTCATTTCCACAACAGACGTCCTCCCCATCTTGTTATCGTACACCTTCGCGTACATAATAGTGATGATCGCAGTAGTGATGTGCAGTGTCGAGCTGCGATCTCGACACTTACTGCACTCGACGTACAAGCTGTTCTTGATATCGATAGTAGCACAACACTGTGGTGTGTTGATGCAAGCATTGGCTAATATACGATACGCTAGTAATGGTGTGGGTGCGCCTAACGCTAAGATTTTTGGTGAGTTGAATTGAGTAGATgagtattttttagatattaagTACTATTAAGTTCGCTTCTATTCAttccttttaaattatgtgGCACCTGCACTAAACTTATCCGCCATATGCTCCATAtaactatgtatattataatcatagtTCTACCAactaaaattttgtataacaACTTTGTTCTATGAGTCTCATAAAAAACCAGTTACTATAAGTTTTTGTCTGACATGGAATCGGTTGTAAAATCCACCAATTTATGTACTTCTTTTGAATTAGGTACCTTAGTATTTAGAAGCATTGACATACTATAAACAACTAAACTCACAATAAAATGTCGTAATTTGTGTTCAATTTAACACCTTATTTCGTGGCAATAATGTTCAAAGTCTTTCGTATCCCACATTACAAAACTCTACCTAACATAGGCAGAGTTTTCGCTTGGAACCATTTTTGAGCGCAATAATTATGAGTTCAATTATTTATCGTACAACTATGCTGCTAAAATATTATCTCTTATATTTCAGGTCAATTCCTATGTGGAATATCAGAGATGACATACCTCCTACTTCTGATATTATTAGCAAAAGGATATACAATAACTCGTGGTCGACTCAAAGTCGGTTTCACTGTGAAACTCACTGTGTTTATGTGTTGTTATGTACTCACATATGTTGTGTTGTTTATATATCAGGCTAAGGTAAGTGTTGGTTCTTAGACTATGGAGGTttaccatttatttttgtcattCGTTTTATCAAGATTATAGAGTTGTAGAGAGACTCGTAACTTggtaacaagtgataactgcgttaaaaacaaccgacttcaaacttgcacataaaataaaaactattgggcctatccgaaaaaaatttttatgggaccaattcgacaccatcctgcatcgaacaaaaaaagaatcacgtaaatcggctcagaaacctcggagtaatcagtgtacatacataaaaaaaaacataccgaccgaattgataacctcctccttttttttgaagtcggttaaaaatcgcgtagcctttaattttttatgtgcCCATTGTTAACGTTCTTATGGTGTTATAAaatacactttatattataatatttattttcaggcGTTTGACCCGGGTGAGGTTTTATATCTTTACGAAAGTCCAGCAGGCTATGGATTAATAGTTCTTCGTATATCAGGCTGGTGTGCTTTCGCCTACTCCACGTATTTTACTGTTCGGAAATACCCAGAGAaggtaatatatttaacagttaactacttattatttaactacTCGTTTAAAAAGtgccaaataatattatgtttaaattgactatttataagtataaaatattaattatttcagaaTATGTTCTACTGTCCATTTTTCATCTGTGGCACGTTGTGGTTTTATGCAGGACCGCTATTCATTCTTACAGCTAATTcttatataggtatgtacaaCATATACTccattaatatattatcacagagcaagtaatataggatatatattatactgacAAGGAAATTTAAACTTAGATTAAGTAACTTATCAAGTCAAATTTCTATAGAAAATGGCTAATGATGAGTTAGAAGAACTATCATTATTTTCGCTTAGGAATATACTTAGGTAatccattttttatatttcttgaatttTCTGTCAATCTAATTTTCAGACAAATGGGTTCGCGAGAGTGTAGTGACTGCtgtgcttttatttattacgttttGTGGTCATGTGATGTTTTTGGTAAGTATAAAGAATAGCTTAAATTTATACTTAGCTATATCTTATCTCTAAACTTTTCAACTTTCTTTTGCTTTGTGTTCGTTAGTCTAAcgattaaactttaaattattcgtctacttacaataaatatttcctaaaatataaactagaTGGCGGTGtctcaatatatttttgtacttcgtttatattttttattttattatccatgtaactattatatttatattaaaaaaaaaatgttctcaattttttttttcgttttcagCTGCTCACCTTACCTGTATTTGCGAATAAGAACTTTCCGTACCACGTGCGGACGACACAAATAGGAGTTATGGAGGTACATtagtgtataaatatgaattatctatacttatatcataaagctgaagagtttgtttgtttgaacgcgctaatttcaggaactactggtccgatttgtaaaattgtttcggtgttagatagcccattaatTGAGTAAGGCTATAATAtctcatcatgctaagaccaacaggagcggagccacacGAGAgcaaccgcggagcgcagtttTAGCATTTGACCTTAGTGTCTACTTACTTTAAGAATACTAACAAATCAATATCTAACTGAAACTGAAATTTCACTGACCTAAAAATCAGTAAAAATAAGCACTTTTGACCTTATTTTTTGACAGGTTACTAGCAACCCAGCATTGGATGGGTTTGGCCCAAATGCGTACCACCCTAGTACAGGGGCTGCTCAAACAGTGATCATTCCGCTTACAAGGTAATATTACGAAAAACAATGTAAAGATTTACCTGTGTGTATTTAATCGACAAGTTTTGTGCACAAAACAGTTACAACATAgaattttactatattatttttgtacttaacaattgataaatttaataatatttcttacaaCTACTGCTAGGTATAAGTCTTTATTAAAAGCTTGCTACATTGAATTCTAAACAAATTGAAGCAATTAATtcactataaatatttttcagaaGAACAGAAGAGTTAATAGGCAATATGTACAACCAGTATATGGCAACCGCTCCTTCTCTGTCAGAAAATGGAACACCAAAACTTAACGGTGTTCCCAAaagaataaattcaattaaatccCGCAATGGAATTATTCAACAGGGAAGCACAGAAACAAATAATTCGGACGATATTAATCCACAAATAAGGGacgaaaaagaaatatttacgGTCGAAAATCAAATGTCAAAGATACAAAATGGTCGACAGAATGGCAACGTAAGAGATGACAGCTTACAAGCGCGGGAAAACGAGCTGTCAGATAATAACAGCTCGGTGTTGCCAGATAGCGATTTGCCCAGTAATGGGGTAAATGGTTTGGGAGATTTACCCAATGTTATGAGGTcgaaaagaaatattttggaGCCAATAAAACGGGATGTGCCGTCTTGGTCGCTAGCAAAGGGACCGAGTGTTGTTGCTATgcaattgaaaaataatgaagGTAGTTTTGCTTTACACCTtctaaaacaaacataataatcattattgaAAAAAGAATTTTCACTCCCCATCAGGTGACCGGTCAGCTCGTTTGCCTGCTTagttattaaaagaaatattccGATGTTTTATACTTTACAACGAGCGTGGTctaaatagataaattagaaaataaatgcCTACATATTGAATGCATCacgattaaaataattttcattgtacTTACTcacgtaaaatcaaacacaaataTACTATCTTCATCATTGTTCTTATTGAAGTAAATTTCTgctgtttaattattattttctgttttatcggaaaaaaaaatatgattaaaaatgaataagtaacaatatttgtttaattatttcagaACAGCACTTACCACCAATTTCCCTACCAAACGGTAAGAAATCAGTACGGACAATGCAATCAACTGCTGGTCTCATCGGTACGATACATGAAGGCCGCgaacaaacatacaataggCCTGAAGATTTGTTCACTGTGTCCAAGGGATAGTGTAGCCATGTTTGGTTTTTAGggaatttaattgtaataatttaagtcACAAATAAAAGACTGTACCTCAGAATTCTTTTATCTTATGTAGTTAGTAGTTAGTATTAATTTTCATAGTTATTGTGTTAAAACAGTGAtcgaatattaattttcacattttataaGACGGTTTTCTTTTgagtaaagtaaataattaatggaaTAATAAATGGAATCtcaaatgaaatatgtattttgttaagTAAAAGTCAatgcataattttattgaatgattTCAAATTATAACTACAAGTGTTGTAGTtagtataattttgtaaattatgctaattgtttttaatgttaatataagtTTAACACGTGTGATATTCTAGTCAtggcaataaataataatttgatgagatgtttgttttatttaattttcttaccTATGTACCTTCACTCGCAAACCAACCCCATTAAATCGATATTTTATCAATGAAAATGTGtctgaacataataatatatcaatagGGTTGCCAGCGAAAATATGATCGATGCTAGTaagtatctatactaataatataaagctgaagagtttgtttgtttgaacgtgctaatctcaggaactactggtccgatttgaaaaattctttcgctgttaaatagcccatatatcaaggaaggttataggctatgtgtcatcacgctacgaccaacaggggtggagacacgggggtgaaaccgcacggAGCGGgtagtaagtaataagtagtaagtatttaaataacgtAAGTTAATGATCCTAACtataaggataaaaaattgtaaatggtGTATTTGCACATTctattaaaaagaaacaacataaattttcgcaaaacatttatttcttatttgttttctatttcaacaaaaataaaaccatgATGTCccaaataatttacaatcaaaaaacacattatatcCCCACTACATTgtcatattttacataatattaatgttttaaataaacttcaaatttcaattatttcccCAAAAGTTGTTTATCCATTCCTCAATATGGCAACATTTGACCACTTTAGTATTGccagtatttaatttatttttctaatcttttTTATCAAAGAACTTTTGGTTGTAAAAAGTAATTGTAATTTggagtttatttaaaaaaagagtaaaTTAAAAAGGTTATACATTGTACAAATctattcaaacaaaaatatattcatatattatgtattattattatacagatTACATGATGGCTTTAAGCCCATATATTAAGTTCAATTTAGGAATgtcgatattttattatagcttcGAGTAGGCTGGATACCATTTCGTGTATCTGTCTCTTTCTAAcgctttgaaaaattatttattagaacaAGATAACATGTCAATACACGTGTTGTAAGACAATTTGCTAGTATATCTATAAAGTATGGAAGTACGCAAGCATGCTTTCTCGCtcttatgaatattatttccaAGCGATAGAAAGGCATAACGTTAATGAAACTGGAACACCAAAACTTAACGGTGTTCCCAAaagaataaattcaattaaatccCGCAATGGAATTATTCAACAGGGAAGCACAGAAACAAATAATTCGGACGATATTAATCCACAAATAAGGGacgaaaaagaaatatttacgGTCGAAAATCAAATGTCAAAGATACAAAATGGTCGACAGAATGGCAACGTAAGAGATGACAGCTTACAAGCGCGGGAAAACGAGCTGTCAGATAATAACAGCTCGGTGTTGCCAGATAGCGATTTGCCCAGTAATGGGGTAAATGGTTTGGGAGATTTACCCAATGTTATGAGGTcgaaaagaaatattttggaGCCAATAAAACGGGATGTGCCGTCTTGGTCGCTAGCAAAGGGACCGAGTGTTGTTGCTATgcaattgaaaaataatgaagGTAGTTTTGCTTTACACCTtctaaaacaaacataataatcattattgaAAAAAGAATTTTCACTCCCCATCAGGTGACCGGTCAGCTCGTTTGCCTGCTTagttattaaaagaaatattccGATGTTTTATACTTTACAACGAGCGTGGTctaaatagataaattagaaaataaatgcCTACATATTGAATGCATCacgattaaaataattttcattgtacTTACTcacgtaaaatcaaacacaaataTACTATCTTCATCATTGTTCTTATTGAAGTAAATTTCTgctgtttaattattattttctgttttatcggaaaaaaaaatatgattaaaaatgaataagtaacaatatttgtttaattatttcagaACAGCACTTACCACCAATTTCCCTACCAAACGGTAAGAAATCAGTACGGACAATGCAATCAACTGCTGGTCTCATCGGTACGATACATGAAGGCCGCgaacaaacatacaataggCCTGAAGATTTGTTCACTGTGTCCAAGGGATAGTGTAGCCATGTTTGGTTTTTAGggaatttaattgtaataatttaagtcACAAATAAAAGACTGTACCTCAGAATTCTTTTATCTTATGTAGTTAGTAGTTAGTATTAATTTTCATAGTTATTGTGTTAAAACAGTGAtcgaatattaattttcacattttataaGACGGTTTTCTTTTgagtaaagtaaataattaatggaaTAATAAATGGAATCtcaaatgaaatatgtattttgttaagTAAAAGTCAatgcataattttattgaatgattTCAAATTATAACTACAAGTGTTGTAGTtagtataattttgtaaattatgctaattgtttttaatgttaatataagtTTAACACGTGTGATATTCTAGTCAtggcaataaataataatttgatgagatgtttgttttatttaattttcttaccTATGTACCTTCACTCGCAAACCAACCCCATTAAATCGATATTTTATCAATGAAAATGTGtctgaacataataatatatcaatagGGTTGCCAGCGAAAATATGATCGATGCTAGTaagtatctatactaataatataaagctgaagagtttgtttgtttgaacgtgctaatctcaggaactactggtccgatttgaaaaattctttcgctgttaaatagcccatatatcaaggaaggt
This is a stretch of genomic DNA from Colias croceus chromosome 29, ilColCroc2.1. It encodes these proteins:
- the LOC123704265 gene encoding uncharacterized protein LOC123704265 produces the protein MTLKKCLFVNILIASLGSVVGKWVEGRINTKENWAFLARFCFLSLEGQFEYLIEFERDMGTPNLLLYYDDESQWPAVYHSSMTCKDREAILNKGGQNQMVKLSHWYPDTEYSGCIVTRANKELPAAKSTSPKPKAKTTAKPKTNPNKNDLPSDPAYYDQFLKTTTSPTKSTMDVTTKSTNSTTWYELIPDDFNATTEIPENELWENIGPEKNSSLSENLKDVEILFDNNFNHSGHKIKRSIALYERYRRRRLNSESYQNGFSETERMIVSCHNSRRFRSARERWWFIAISNCDSPKGLDVRYKFLMTNGPDGDFWHKHFSADEFYVLPILLSYTFAYIIVMIAVVMCSVELRSRHLLHSTYKLFLISIVAQHCGVLMQALANIRYASNGVGAPNAKIFGQFLCGISEMTYLLLLILLAKGYTITRGRLKVGFTVKLTVFMCCYVLTYVVLFIYQAKAFDPGEVLYLYESPAGYGLIVLRISGWCAFAYSTYFTVRKYPEKNMFYCPFFICGTLWFYAGPLFILTANSYIDKWVRESVVTAVLLFITFCGHVMFLLLTLPVFANKNFPYHVRTTQIGVMEVTSNPALDGFGPNAYHPSTGAAQTVIIPLTRRTEELIGNMYNQYMATAPSLSENGTPKLNGVPKRINSIKSRNGIIQQGSTETNNSDDINPQIRDEKEIFTVENQMSKIQNGRQNGNVRDDSLQARENELSDNNSSVLPDSDLPSNGVNGLGDLPNVMRSKRNILEPIKRDVPSWSLAKGPSVVAMQLKNNEEQHLPPISLPNGKKSVRTMQSTAGLIGTIHEGREQTYNRPEDLFTVSKGYHAIERHNVNETGTPKLNGVPKRINSIKSRNGIIQQGSTETNNSDDINPQIRDEKEIFTVENQMSKIQNGRQNGNVRDDSLQARENELSDNNSSVLPDSDLPSNGVNGLGDLPNVMRSKRNILEPIKRDVPSWSLAKGPSVVAMQLKNNEEQHLPPISLPNGKKSVRTMQSTAGLIGTIHEGREQTYNRPEDLFTVSKG